The Phytohabitans houttuyneae genome has a segment encoding these proteins:
- a CDS encoding NAD(P)-binding domain-containing protein, with the protein MIGAGHAGLAASHFLSHRAIDHVVLERGEVANSWRRERWDSLRLLTPNWQSRLPGLRYDGPDPDGYMTTGEVIDLIERFAAVTRAPVRTGTTVTSVRPDDGGYRVTTSGGELRCRTVVIASGACNQPVVPAFAAAVPASVTQLTPFDYREPAQLPDGGVLVVGASATGVQLAAELRRSGRPVTLSVGEHVRLPRTYRGRDVLWWMDASGVWDERYDQLDDLDRARRLPSPQLVGTPERATLDLNALAAEGVDLVGRFSTVRDGRALFSGGLRNVLSLADLKLGRLLNTFDEWAQRTGHDAEVGPPERLAPTGMPATAPWQLDLRDGRIRTIVWATGYRPDYRWLDVPVLDDKGRLRHDGGVVDSPGLYVLGLPVLRRRRSTFIHGIEQDASEIVDHLAKHLGGTVAA; encoded by the coding sequence GTGATCGGGGCCGGGCACGCCGGCCTCGCCGCGAGCCACTTCCTGAGCCACCGCGCGATCGACCACGTCGTGCTGGAGCGCGGCGAGGTGGCCAATTCGTGGCGGCGTGAACGCTGGGACTCACTGCGCCTGCTCACGCCCAACTGGCAGAGCCGGCTGCCCGGCCTGCGATACGACGGCCCCGACCCGGACGGGTACATGACGACCGGCGAAGTGATCGACCTGATCGAGCGCTTCGCCGCCGTCACCCGCGCGCCCGTGCGCACCGGCACCACCGTCACGTCCGTGCGCCCGGACGACGGCGGGTACCGGGTGACGACCAGCGGCGGCGAGCTGCGCTGCCGGACGGTGGTCATCGCCAGCGGCGCGTGCAACCAGCCGGTGGTGCCGGCGTTCGCCGCCGCGGTGCCGGCGTCCGTCACCCAGCTGACCCCGTTCGACTACCGCGAACCGGCGCAGCTGCCCGACGGCGGGGTGCTCGTCGTCGGCGCGTCCGCCACCGGCGTCCAGCTCGCCGCCGAGCTGCGCCGCTCCGGCCGCCCGGTGACCCTCTCGGTCGGCGAGCACGTGCGGCTGCCACGCACGTACCGCGGCCGCGACGTGCTCTGGTGGATGGACGCCTCAGGCGTGTGGGACGAGCGGTACGACCAGCTCGACGACCTGGACCGGGCGCGCCGCCTGCCATCGCCGCAGCTGGTCGGCACGCCCGAACGCGCCACGCTCGACCTCAACGCCCTCGCCGCCGAGGGCGTCGACCTTGTCGGCCGCTTCTCGACCGTCCGCGACGGCCGCGCGCTGTTCTCCGGCGGCCTGCGCAACGTGCTGTCCCTCGCGGACCTCAAGCTAGGCCGCCTGCTGAACACGTTCGACGAATGGGCCCAGCGCACCGGCCACGACGCCGAGGTCGGCCCACCCGAGCGCCTCGCGCCAACCGGAATGCCCGCGACGGCGCCCTGGCAGCTCGACCTGCGTGACGGCCGCATCCGCACGATCGTGTGGGCCACCGGCTACCGGCCCGACTACCGGTGGCTCGACGTGCCGGTCCTCGACGACAAGGGCCGGCTGCGCCACGACGGCGGGGTGGTCGACAGCCCCGGCCTGTACGTGCTGGGGCTGCCCGTCCTGCGGCGGCGGCGCTCCACCTTCATCCACGGCATCGAGCAGGACGCCAGCGAGATCGTCGACCACCTCGCCAAGCACCTGGGCGGTACCGTCGCGGCATGA
- a CDS encoding AraC family transcriptional regulator, whose translation MTDSATWTRVDDGCFELDLLTASYRRHAFTRHAHATFAIGVVVSGQEEFHYRGELRRAGVGSLAILEPDEPHDGRAAAEEGWSYRVLYPSEDMLLDGHPIRPTFPDPIVHDPRTVHLVRAAHEELTAGTDPLAGHSKLAWAFQAVVHRHGLAGRASSGAPPPRASDRAAVRKVTQVRERLLADLRRPPNLRALAAAVDLSPFHMLRVFREATGFPPHTWLVLERVCQARHLLAAGLSPVQTADAVGFADQAHLTRWFKRVTGVTPAAYRNSVQDRMRRPA comes from the coding sequence ATGACCGACTCCGCCACCTGGACGAGGGTTGACGACGGCTGCTTCGAGCTGGACCTGCTGACCGCCTCGTACCGGCGGCACGCGTTCACCCGGCACGCGCACGCCACGTTCGCCATCGGCGTGGTGGTCTCCGGCCAGGAGGAGTTCCACTACCGCGGCGAGCTGCGCCGCGCCGGCGTGGGGAGCCTGGCGATCCTGGAGCCCGACGAGCCGCACGACGGCCGGGCCGCCGCCGAGGAGGGCTGGTCGTACCGGGTGCTCTACCCGAGCGAGGACATGCTCCTCGACGGACACCCGATCCGCCCCACCTTCCCCGACCCGATCGTCCACGACCCGCGCACCGTGCACCTGGTCCGCGCCGCGCACGAGGAGCTCACCGCCGGTACCGACCCGCTGGCCGGACACTCCAAGCTGGCGTGGGCGTTCCAAGCCGTCGTCCACCGCCACGGCCTGGCCGGCCGCGCCTCCTCCGGTGCCCCGCCACCGCGGGCCTCGGACCGGGCCGCCGTGCGCAAGGTCACCCAGGTGCGCGAGCGGCTGCTGGCCGACCTGCGCCGCCCGCCCAACCTCCGCGCGCTCGCCGCGGCCGTCGACCTGTCACCGTTCCACATGCTGCGCGTCTTCCGGGAGGCGACCGGCTTCCCGCCACACACCTGGCTGGTGCTCGAGCGGGTCTGCCAGGCCCGCCACCTGCTGGCCGCCGGCCTCAGCCCGGTACAGACCGCCGACGCCGTCGGGTTCGCCGACCAGGCCCACCTCACCCGCTGGTTCAAGCGGGTGACGGGCGTCACTCCGGCCGCATACCGCAACAGCGTTCAAGACCGGATGCGCCGCCCGGCCTGA
- the metX gene encoding homoserine O-acetyltransferase MetX produces MPPAQTLSTGSVGTVETRYVDLPDPVALDCGRELHPVRVAYETYGTLSPGKDNVILVCHALSGDAHAAGFSTSPAGSTRDGFGAEDRDGSAGKGLGWWDGMIGPGKAFDTDRFFVVCTNLLGGCSGTTGPSSVDPATNQPYGSNFPVITVADMVRTERAFLDVLGIERLAAVAGGSLGGMQALEWAVLYPDQVDALVVIASTHALHPQGVAWNSIARDAIMRDPAWQGGDYYGTGVAPSAGMGVARMVGHITYLSAPALIERFGRRLQFAEDLRYTITEPEFEIESYLRHQADSFVRRFDANTYLFTSRALTYFDLARQYGGGSLAGALDGVSARTLLIAFSSDWLYPPAASREIEEALRSLGKPVECHVIEAPYGHDCFLLEEARQTPIIRQFLAKERSS; encoded by the coding sequence ATGCCACCTGCCCAAACGCTCTCCACGGGGTCGGTCGGCACGGTCGAGACACGGTATGTCGATCTGCCGGATCCCGTGGCGCTGGACTGCGGGCGGGAGCTGCATCCCGTCCGCGTGGCGTACGAGACGTACGGCACCCTCTCCCCCGGCAAGGACAACGTCATTCTCGTCTGCCACGCGCTCAGTGGCGACGCCCATGCGGCCGGCTTTTCCACCTCGCCGGCGGGCAGCACGCGCGACGGGTTCGGCGCGGAGGACCGCGACGGCTCGGCCGGCAAAGGGCTCGGCTGGTGGGACGGGATGATCGGCCCGGGTAAGGCGTTCGACACCGACCGTTTCTTCGTGGTCTGCACGAACCTGCTCGGCGGGTGCAGCGGGACAACCGGGCCGTCGTCGGTCGATCCGGCGACAAACCAGCCGTACGGGTCGAACTTCCCCGTCATCACGGTCGCCGACATGGTGCGCACCGAGCGGGCGTTCCTCGACGTGCTCGGCATCGAGCGGCTCGCCGCGGTCGCTGGCGGTTCGCTGGGCGGCATGCAGGCCCTGGAGTGGGCGGTGCTCTACCCCGACCAGGTCGACGCCCTCGTGGTGATCGCCAGCACCCACGCCCTGCACCCGCAGGGCGTCGCGTGGAACTCGATCGCCCGGGACGCCATCATGCGCGACCCCGCCTGGCAGGGCGGCGACTACTACGGCACCGGCGTCGCGCCGAGCGCCGGCATGGGTGTGGCACGCATGGTCGGGCATATCACCTACCTGTCCGCGCCGGCGCTGATCGAGCGGTTCGGCCGGCGGCTGCAGTTCGCCGAGGATCTCCGGTACACGATCACAGAGCCCGAGTTCGAGATCGAGAGCTACCTGCGTCATCAAGCCGACAGTTTCGTGCGGCGCTTCGACGCGAACACGTACCTGTTCACCTCGCGCGCGCTGACCTACTTCGACCTGGCCCGGCAGTACGGCGGCGGGTCACTCGCCGGCGCGCTGGACGGCGTTTCGGCGCGCACGCTGCTGATCGCGTTCAGCTCCGACTGGCTGTACCCGCCGGCCGCGTCCCGCGAGATCGAGGAGGCGCTGCGATCGCTCGGCAAGCCGGTCGAGTGTCACGTGATCGAAGCGCCGTACGGCCATGACTGCTTCCTCTTGGAAGAGGCGCGTCAGACGCCCATCATCCGACAGTTCCTGGCCAAGGAGAGGTCCTCGTGA
- a CDS encoding threonine ammonia-lyase, producing the protein MSLVASVDIAAAAARLAGRVVRTPLLFSERLSEALGLVVLLKAENLQYTGSFKARGAQNALLARSERGQLPAGVATFSAGNHAAAAAFAGRRLGLPVVVCMPPGAVEVKVAAVERYGGEVVLTDDLVGTCQALAAERGYTLLHPFDDLDVIAGAGTVGAELAADAGTVDLVLVPVGGGGLISGVAAAVKQASPATRVIGIEPATANAVTHGRRHGALVPLPTPPRSLADGLTAPYVGRHNLDHIDKYVDAVIEVPEHAIERAWWELLDASKLLVEPSAAVGLAALREHAIEVDPGARVALVMSGGNVAPTTLGRLGP; encoded by the coding sequence GTGTCACTTGTCGCGAGTGTGGACATCGCCGCGGCGGCGGCGCGCCTGGCCGGGCGGGTCGTCCGCACTCCCTTGTTGTTCTCCGAGCGGCTGTCCGAGGCCCTCGGGCTGGTCGTCCTGCTGAAGGCGGAGAACCTGCAGTACACCGGCAGTTTCAAGGCCAGGGGCGCGCAGAACGCGTTGCTGGCCCGTTCCGAGCGGGGACAGCTTCCGGCCGGTGTCGCGACGTTCTCGGCCGGCAACCACGCGGCCGCTGCGGCGTTCGCCGGCCGTCGCCTGGGGTTGCCGGTGGTGGTGTGCATGCCGCCCGGCGCGGTCGAGGTGAAGGTAGCGGCGGTGGAACGCTACGGCGGCGAGGTTGTCCTCACCGACGATCTGGTCGGCACCTGCCAGGCGCTGGCCGCCGAGCGCGGATACACGCTGCTGCACCCCTTCGACGACCTGGACGTCATCGCCGGCGCGGGGACCGTCGGCGCGGAACTGGCCGCCGACGCGGGCACCGTCGACCTGGTGTTGGTACCGGTCGGAGGTGGAGGCTTGATCAGCGGCGTGGCCGCCGCCGTCAAGCAGGCCTCGCCGGCGACCCGGGTGATCGGTATCGAGCCCGCCACCGCGAACGCGGTCACCCACGGCCGGCGCCACGGCGCACTGGTCCCGCTGCCCACCCCACCGCGGTCGCTGGCGGACGGGCTCACCGCGCCGTACGTCGGGCGGCACAATCTCGACCACATCGACAAGTACGTCGACGCCGTGATCGAGGTGCCCGAACACGCCATCGAGCGCGCCTGGTGGGAACTGCTCGACGCCAGCAAGCTCCTGGTCGAGCCTTCCGCCGCGGTCGGGTTGGCCGCGCTGCGCGAGCACGCGATCGAGGTCGACCCCGGCGCGCGGGTGGCACTCGTCATGTCCGGCGGCAACGTCGCGCCTACCACCCTGGGCCGCCTCGGCCCGTGA
- a CDS encoding DMT family transporter — protein MSRRGWILFAAMCVIWGIPYLLIKVAVREIGPAELVFVRTALGAALLLPIALARKEVRASLRPWLPLIAYTVVEIGLPWLLLSDAERHVDSSFTGLVIAGVPLVAALVARATNRDERLTPGRAGGLLAGFAGVALLLGFHIDTGGVVPMAELVGVVICYATGPLIIERWLSDVPRYGVAAVSLAAGALMFAPFAAPDLPDLARTVTLQPALAVLALSVICTALAFVLFFALIAEVGGVRATVITFVNPAVAVVLGAAVLGEQVTLLTGVAFALILTGSVLATRREPSRPVAAGGG, from the coding sequence ATGAGTCGTCGAGGCTGGATCCTCTTCGCCGCCATGTGCGTGATCTGGGGCATCCCGTACCTGCTGATCAAAGTGGCGGTCCGCGAGATCGGCCCGGCCGAGCTGGTCTTCGTGCGCACCGCGCTCGGCGCGGCCCTGCTGCTGCCGATCGCGCTGGCCCGCAAGGAGGTCCGCGCCTCGCTGCGTCCGTGGCTGCCGCTGATCGCCTACACCGTGGTCGAGATCGGCCTGCCCTGGCTGCTGCTGTCCGACGCCGAACGGCACGTCGACAGCTCGTTCACCGGCCTGGTCATCGCCGGCGTGCCGCTGGTCGCGGCGCTGGTCGCCCGCGCCACCAACCGCGACGAACGGCTCACCCCCGGCCGGGCCGGCGGACTGCTGGCCGGCTTCGCCGGCGTCGCCCTCCTGCTCGGCTTCCACATCGACACCGGCGGCGTCGTCCCCATGGCCGAACTCGTCGGCGTCGTCATCTGCTACGCCACCGGACCGCTCATCATCGAACGCTGGCTCAGCGACGTGCCCCGCTACGGCGTCGCCGCGGTCTCGCTGGCGGCCGGCGCGCTCATGTTCGCCCCCTTCGCGGCACCCGACCTGCCGGACCTGGCGCGCACCGTGACCCTCCAGCCGGCGCTGGCCGTGCTCGCCCTCTCGGTCATCTGCACCGCGCTGGCGTTCGTGCTGTTCTTCGCCCTCATCGCCGAGGTCGGCGGCGTACGCGCCACGGTCATCACGTTCGTCAACCCGGCCGTGGCCGTGGTCCTCGGCGCTGCCGTCCTCGGCGAGCAGGTCACACTGCTGACCGGCGTGGCGTTCGCGCTGATCCTGACCGGCTCGGTCCTGGCCACCCGCCGCGAGCCCAGCCGGCCGGTCGCCGCCGGCGGGGGATGA
- a CDS encoding TetR/AcrR family transcriptional regulator — translation MKAPTKAQLARAGRRDRIVDAAREIAEVHGWPAVTVRRLADTIGFSQPVLYGHFPDGRDGIIRAVALAGFAQLAELLTAAGDLRGICAAYLEFARSRPATYEAMFSMPTDLEFARPTTPEPLRAGFGPLLSTVGDETRAEVLWSALHGLADLSRHSRLRPDHETARVETLIDLFQPDGRLSSPRSD, via the coding sequence GTGAAGGCCCCGACGAAAGCGCAACTGGCCCGTGCCGGCCGGCGGGATCGGATCGTCGACGCCGCGCGGGAGATCGCCGAGGTGCACGGGTGGCCGGCGGTGACCGTGCGACGGCTCGCTGACACGATCGGCTTCAGCCAGCCGGTTCTCTACGGGCACTTCCCCGACGGCCGGGACGGCATCATCCGCGCGGTGGCACTGGCCGGCTTCGCCCAGCTCGCCGAGCTGCTGACCGCGGCCGGCGACCTGCGCGGGATCTGCGCGGCGTACCTCGAGTTCGCCCGCTCACGGCCGGCGACGTACGAGGCGATGTTCTCGATGCCGACCGACCTGGAGTTCGCCCGCCCGACCACGCCCGAGCCACTGCGCGCCGGATTCGGCCCGCTGCTGTCCACCGTGGGCGACGAGACCCGGGCGGAGGTCCTGTGGAGCGCACTGCACGGCCTGGCTGACCTGTCCCGGCACAGCCGGCTGCGGCCCGACCACGAGACGGCCCGGGTCGAAACGCTGATCGACCTGTTCCAACCCGATGGCCGCCTCAGTTCGCCGCGATCCGATTGA
- a CDS encoding CoA-binding protein, which yields MDLQPYQDTLAIQRVLRTAGTIAVVGLSSNPLRASYFVGYYLKRHGYRVVPVNPRETEILGETCYPSLRDVPVPVDVVNVFRAPDALPGIARDAVAIGAKALWCQYGVINSDGTRIADEGGLTVVVDRCLKVEHARYAGRMHWLGFNTQRITSVRAGLQ from the coding sequence ATGGACCTTCAGCCCTACCAGGACACCCTGGCGATCCAGCGGGTGCTGCGCACGGCGGGCACGATCGCGGTCGTCGGCCTGTCGAGCAACCCGTTGCGCGCCAGCTACTTCGTCGGCTACTACCTCAAGCGGCACGGCTACCGGGTGGTCCCGGTCAACCCGCGCGAGACCGAGATCCTCGGCGAGACCTGCTACCCGAGCCTGCGTGACGTGCCTGTGCCGGTCGACGTCGTCAACGTCTTCCGCGCGCCCGACGCGCTGCCGGGCATCGCGCGGGACGCCGTGGCGATCGGCGCCAAGGCCCTCTGGTGCCAGTACGGCGTGATCAACTCCGACGGCACGCGGATCGCCGACGAGGGTGGGCTGACCGTGGTCGTGGACCGCTGCCTCAAGGTCGAGCACGCCCGCTACGCCGGCCGGATGCACTGGCTCGGCTTCAACACCCAGCGCATCACGTCCGTCCGGGCCGGCCTGCAGTAA
- a CDS encoding OsmC family protein: MTTVDNGVNVQALLEARQALKGAPEAAQFTWRATSTWRKGVHSTTTIQNFFGLGAEQSHKSEAVFDADHPEVFAAEDNGITPIEYLLVGLASCLTAGVASVAQNRGIQLRSVESTVEGNHDIRGILGDGEVRNGFNDIKVTFNIDADASKEEIEALVAQSQKRSAVFDALTNPTDVTVEVA, encoded by the coding sequence ATGACGACGGTCGACAACGGGGTCAACGTCCAGGCGTTGCTCGAGGCACGCCAGGCGCTCAAGGGCGCGCCCGAGGCCGCCCAGTTCACCTGGCGCGCGACCTCCACGTGGCGCAAGGGCGTACACAGCACCACGACGATCCAGAACTTCTTCGGCCTCGGCGCCGAGCAGAGCCACAAGAGCGAGGCCGTCTTCGACGCCGACCACCCCGAGGTGTTCGCGGCGGAGGACAACGGAATCACCCCGATCGAGTACCTTCTGGTCGGCCTGGCCAGCTGCCTCACCGCCGGGGTGGCGTCGGTCGCGCAGAACCGCGGCATCCAGCTGCGCTCGGTCGAGTCCACCGTGGAGGGCAACCACGACATCCGCGGCATCCTCGGCGACGGCGAGGTGCGCAACGGGTTCAACGACATCAAGGTGACGTTCAACATCGACGCCGACGCCTCCAAGGAGGAGATCGAGGCGCTGGTGGCCCAGTCTCAGAAGCGCTCGGCCGTCTTCGACGCGCTGACCAACCCGACGGACGTCACCGTCGAGGTCGCCTGA
- a CDS encoding transporter substrate-binding domain-containing protein has protein sequence MTVSGLSRHRSLFTSVAVVLALVLAALPSCERVQPQRRTSVHDKLVEAGLADRAKHPRLRIGVYVNQPLMGYVDGGVNRGFDPDLARYVAGSLGFVGNDNIEWVAINNTRDRIQYLQNGRADLIFASFSITKERQEQVLFSGPYFITDQRVMIRNPLRGKLSTIEDMQSDAYKVCTSAGSTSERLLLQRNIHATPLDTVRACVDGMREGRFDAVSTDRTILAGFTSLYPGQFTILDLNLALSDAATEQLGVGVAKSNPALRDLVSFFLKKSYLAQEAGDTTAWQIAYNSNLGPWYGYPPARQPPLDAPDLVDFDDMAPTP, from the coding sequence ATGACGGTAAGCGGACTGTCACGTCACCGATCCCTGTTCACCTCGGTAGCCGTCGTGCTGGCGCTTGTCCTGGCCGCGCTGCCCTCGTGCGAACGTGTCCAACCACAGCGTCGGACTTCCGTCCACGACAAGCTTGTCGAGGCAGGCCTCGCCGACCGCGCGAAACACCCGCGGCTCCGCATCGGCGTGTACGTCAACCAGCCGCTCATGGGCTACGTCGACGGCGGCGTCAACCGAGGTTTCGATCCGGACCTCGCACGGTATGTGGCCGGCTCGCTCGGTTTCGTCGGCAACGACAACATCGAATGGGTCGCAATCAACAACACCCGCGACCGCATCCAGTATCTCCAGAACGGACGGGCGGACCTCATCTTCGCGAGCTTCTCGATCACGAAGGAGCGGCAGGAGCAGGTATTGTTTTCCGGGCCCTACTTCATCACAGACCAACGGGTCATGATCAGAAATCCGTTGCGGGGAAAGCTTTCGACGATCGAGGATATGCAAAGCGACGCATACAAGGTTTGCACTTCCGCTGGCTCGACCTCAGAGCGGCTTCTGCTCCAACGCAACATCCATGCAACTCCACTGGACACGGTCAGGGCATGTGTCGACGGCATGCGGGAAGGGCGGTTCGACGCCGTCAGCACCGACCGGACCATCCTCGCCGGTTTCACGTCCCTCTACCCCGGTCAATTCACGATTCTCGACCTGAACCTCGCGCTGTCGGACGCGGCCACGGAACAACTCGGCGTGGGGGTCGCGAAGAGCAACCCAGCGCTCCGCGATCTGGTCAGCTTCTTTCTCAAGAAGAGTTACCTCGCCCAGGAGGCTGGTGACACGACCGCCTGGCAGATCGCCTACAACAGCAATCTTGGACCCTGGTATGGCTATCCTCCGGCGAGGCAACCCCCGTTGGACGCGCCGGACCTCGTCGATTTTGACGATATGGCACCGACACCGTGA
- a CDS encoding O-acetylhomoserine aminocarboxypropyltransferase/cysteine synthase family protein: MTEQPHDFGFETRQLHAGQRPDPNTGARAVPIFQTTSYVFEDPESAAAYFNLQEYGNTYSRIMNPTVAVFEERVANLEGGSGAVAFASGIAAQAATLFTMLQPGDHVVSSAALYGGTVNQLKHLLRKMNVELTWVDPDDPDAWRAAVRDNTKAFFGETIGNPAGNVLDIETVAAIAHEHGIPLIVDNTFATPYLCRPIEWGADIVIHSATKFIGGHGTSIGGVVVESGVFDWSNGRFPVVADPSPAYHGLRFHETFGTYGFLMKLRAETLRDLGAAMSPFNAFLFLQGLETLSLRMERHVENAKAIAEFLDGHALASNVTYPGLPGSRYRPLVEKYLPRGAGAVFSFDCAGGRAGGQDLIRGLTLWSHLANVGDAKSLVIHPASTTHRQLSDEELRAAGVAPGTVRLSVGTESVADLIWDLEQGFAHVAAAKAEEEMATA, translated from the coding sequence GTGACCGAGCAACCACATGATTTCGGGTTCGAGACCCGGCAGCTGCACGCCGGGCAGCGGCCCGACCCGAACACCGGCGCCCGCGCGGTGCCGATCTTCCAGACGACCAGCTACGTCTTCGAGGACCCGGAGTCGGCCGCGGCGTACTTCAACCTGCAGGAGTACGGCAACACGTACTCGCGGATCATGAATCCGACGGTCGCGGTGTTCGAGGAGCGGGTGGCCAACCTCGAAGGCGGCAGCGGCGCGGTCGCGTTCGCCAGCGGCATCGCGGCGCAGGCGGCCACGCTGTTCACCATGCTGCAGCCGGGCGACCACGTGGTCTCCTCCGCGGCGCTCTACGGCGGCACCGTCAACCAGCTCAAGCACCTGCTGCGCAAGATGAACGTCGAGCTGACCTGGGTGGACCCCGACGACCCGGACGCGTGGCGGGCGGCGGTGCGCGACAACACCAAGGCGTTCTTCGGCGAGACGATCGGCAACCCGGCCGGCAACGTGCTGGACATCGAGACGGTGGCGGCGATCGCGCACGAGCACGGCATTCCGCTGATCGTCGACAACACCTTCGCCACCCCGTACCTGTGCCGCCCGATCGAGTGGGGCGCCGACATCGTGATCCACTCGGCGACCAAGTTCATCGGCGGGCACGGCACGAGCATCGGCGGCGTGGTCGTGGAGTCCGGCGTGTTCGACTGGTCCAACGGGCGCTTCCCGGTCGTGGCCGACCCGTCGCCGGCGTACCACGGGCTGCGCTTCCACGAGACGTTCGGCACCTACGGCTTCTTGATGAAGCTGCGCGCGGAGACGCTGCGGGACCTCGGGGCGGCGATGTCGCCGTTCAACGCGTTCCTTTTCCTGCAAGGGCTGGAGACGCTGTCGCTGCGGATGGAGCGGCACGTGGAAAACGCCAAGGCGATCGCCGAGTTTCTCGACGGGCACGCGCTGGCGTCCAATGTGACCTATCCGGGCCTGCCGGGCAGCCGGTACCGGCCGCTGGTGGAAAAGTACCTGCCGCGCGGTGCCGGCGCGGTCTTCTCCTTCGACTGCGCGGGCGGCCGGGCCGGCGGGCAGGACCTCATCCGCGGGCTGACGCTCTGGTCCCACCTGGCCAACGTCGGCGACGCCAAGAGCCTGGTCATCCACCCGGCCAGCACCACGCACCGCCAGCTCAGCGACGAGGAGCTGCGGGCGGCGGGCGTGGCGCCCGGCACGGTGCGGCTGTCGGTCGGCACCGAGTCGGTCGCCGACCTGATCTGGGACCTGGAGCAGGGCTTCGCCCACGTCGCCGCCGCGAAGGCGGAGGAAGAGATGGCGACCGCGTGA
- a CDS encoding DUF1772 domain-containing protein codes for MTVLLDILATTAALATAVIFGTDTLGALVMRPTYAAVDDATLTRVVGLSHRYGNARMPIPGIVSVVAGAATTLTAFLAGRPIAGVTAGIALLLLLIWLILFNRISLPINKVFIEAADAGRVPPGARQLQQRWDSIINLRAALQGAALLGFCLTLALTAA; via the coding sequence GTGACCGTACTCCTCGACATCCTCGCCACCACCGCCGCGCTGGCCACGGCCGTCATCTTCGGCACCGACACGCTCGGCGCGCTGGTCATGCGCCCGACGTATGCCGCGGTCGACGACGCCACCCTGACCCGGGTGGTCGGCCTGTCGCACCGCTACGGCAACGCCCGCATGCCCATACCGGGAATCGTGAGCGTGGTGGCCGGCGCCGCGACCACGCTCACCGCATTCCTCGCCGGCCGCCCGATCGCCGGCGTCACCGCGGGTATCGCCCTGCTCCTGCTGCTGATCTGGCTGATCCTGTTCAACCGGATCTCGCTACCTATCAACAAGGTCTTCATCGAGGCGGCCGACGCCGGCCGGGTGCCTCCCGGAGCACGCCAGCTTCAGCAGCGGTGGGATTCGATCATCAACCTCCGCGCGGCCCTGCAAGGCGCCGCGCTGCTCGGCTTCTGCCTCACGCTCGCGCTCACCGCGGCCTGA
- a CDS encoding phosphotransferase — MISPATMAGVEEVEVVVAHSERATLRVGDVFLKIDADQTRTDVEVEAMAMAPIPTPTILWHKPPALALAALPGTALGHLGEPSTASPAAWAAAGAAVRTLHDAPLPPWPGRSLDELASRLAGECEWLVANDVLPADVVTRNRRLAETALRPWTPVFIHGDLQVDHVFVAGDEVTGIVDWSEASQGDALFDLAILTLGHKEHLGDVIAGYGTDVDRDLIQAWWSLRCLTSVRWLAEHGYGSPDEFPEVAVLRSQL; from the coding sequence GTGATCAGCCCCGCGACAATGGCCGGCGTGGAGGAGGTCGAGGTCGTCGTCGCACACAGCGAGCGCGCCACCCTGCGGGTCGGTGACGTGTTCCTGAAGATCGACGCTGATCAGACCCGCACCGACGTCGAGGTCGAGGCGATGGCCATGGCGCCGATCCCGACCCCGACGATCCTGTGGCACAAGCCGCCCGCGCTCGCGCTCGCCGCCCTCCCAGGCACGGCGCTCGGCCACCTCGGCGAGCCGTCGACCGCGTCGCCCGCGGCGTGGGCCGCTGCGGGTGCCGCCGTCCGTACGCTGCACGACGCGCCGCTGCCGCCGTGGCCCGGGCGGAGCCTCGACGAGCTCGCGTCGCGCCTGGCCGGCGAGTGCGAGTGGCTCGTCGCCAACGACGTCCTTCCCGCCGACGTGGTCACCCGCAACCGCCGGCTCGCCGAGACCGCGCTGCGGCCGTGGACACCGGTGTTCATCCACGGCGACCTGCAGGTCGACCACGTCTTCGTCGCCGGTGACGAGGTCACCGGCATCGTCGACTGGTCCGAGGCGTCCCAGGGCGACGCGCTCTTCGACCTCGCCATCCTCACGCTCGGACACAAGGAGCACCTCGGCGACGTCATCGCCGGCTACGGCACCGACGTCGACCGCGACCTCATCCAGGCGTGGTGGTCGCTGCGATGCTTGACCAGCGTCCGCTGGCTGGCCGAGCACGGCTACGGCTCGCCGGACGAGTTCCCCGAGGTCGCCGTGCTCAGATCCCAGCTGTGA